The DNA region TAATAAGTGACTTAATCCAGGGAATTAATAAGATCAAGGTTCAAGGATGTGGTATTTGACCTGGACAGAGTCCCCCACACAGAGTATGGCTCAGTTCATCTATCCATCCCTCCACCATCCACAGCcctccttcatccatccatcatctatttATCAGCCCCaaatccacccatccatccatccatccatccatcctttcctccctccttctaccCTTACAACTGCTTCTCCATACCTCCACCCAAACTTCACCCACTACACTAATTCTTCCATGATCTATCCACCCATATTTGAGTGCCTACTGAGTGCTAAGTGCAGTTTTCGGCAATGGGATGAGATTGTAAGAAGATATGCTCTAAGAAGATTACAGTCCTGTGGGAGAAACAAATAAGTATCTAGGACATTCAAATACACTCTATTTAATACTAAAATAGCATATTGACGTTCCAGATAATTAAATGACAagcagcaggagggggaggacacagaggctttcctgagaagggagagggtgaagtCACAGAATGTGTAAGGAGATGAGAGTCCAGGTATAGCCAAAAAACATTAAACACCTGATATGGCAGAAAGATTGCCCTTGGAAAGAGATGTGATGAGAAATAACCCTAAAAAGGCAAGCAGGAGACAGATTAAAATACACCTGATACACGAAATTCAGATTCTGAAATTAAGTAATGAGGGTGATGGTGTTTAATTAGAGCCCATCtccctccaaaataaaaatagtgattgACTTATGTTTCTCTAGCATCACTTTTGCTCTATTGTATAGATCCCCGGGAGGGAACAAGAAGAGTACTGTTATTCTGTGGCCATAACACATTTATTGCAAACATTGTCATTGTTAATGAAGGTACTAAGGGAAAGCAGGAGAAATTGTGGCAGACCTCCCATCCCCAAAAATATATCCTAGGAAATGAATAAACCTCTCATTGATAATGTTATAGTAAATCacttcttatatatatattttttggggggtagtTGTTTAAGCATGCAATTTTCCACTAGAATCATaaagaaatcttaaaatatgTGTGTCTGGGGTTTACTCAAGTGAGAGCTACAGATTAGAAACACTTCTGAGCATAGAAATGAAATTGTTTAGGAAAAATAATcacctccctctttttttctttccctcttttctcctagtgaacaaataaaaacatctactgaacacatttaaaaaaaaattatcaaagattATTTCCATTGCAAAGAATTTGAACTCAAGGCTAAAGTTgattcccattttccttttcttcaaaaCAGCTTTTGAAGAAACCAGCTGTTATCATACCCTAtttaaaatggagagaaaatataTGGCAGCTGGATGCCTCTCGTCACACCCGGCAAGTGTGCCATCTCCACTGGACTGTCCTTTGAAACACTTGACCTTTACACAGACAAACTTTCACAGCATCTTCCGAAGAACCGAGACAATCAGCAGTAGGAAGGGAAATATCACACTGGGGATGTTCATACAGCCCTGGTTTTTCAAGATGATGTAACATCCCACAAACTCTGAAGGTTCCTTGGCCAGCACCCCCACCTGGAGCCACCCCACATCACCCCATGGGACAGACAGGTCTCTGGAGCACAAACCGCCCCTCCTCTGAGATGAGCATCTCTCAGTAACCAGGCTAGTGGTCAAGGGCCGGCACTGGAAGGAAGCTCTTATGTCTCGTCGAAATCCTCCCTATTGAAGCATAAGCCCACTTCCTCTTTGCCATCCTCAGCGTAGAGAGGGGACAGCTGGCCACTGTCCTCTCTATAATAACCCTTCACCGCCCTGAAGATGGTTATTAGGTCGGCTCCTCTCCTCCAGGCTAAATAATCACAGATCCTTTAATCTCCCTTCCTAGGTGCTATTTTCCGAGTCTTTAATCATTTCTGCTGCTCTCTACTGAATCCCTTTCAGCATCTTAAGTCCTGGTGTGTCACCTCTCCAGAGGGGTGGCACCAACAGTTTGAATAACTTGGCAGCCTGAGGGCACAGCAGTGTCCCCAATGGAGGGCAGTTCTGCCTCTGATGACACAGCCGAATTAGCCTGAACGCCTCTCTGTGTTCCCTGTAACACGTCCTGCAAACCacccgtcccctcccccagcaacaAATAAAATAGCGATAGCAATGATAATAAACTAAAGTGATGAAGCCAAAGAAAGCACTGTAAACATGACAGTGGGAAGATTATGGTAGTCACCATTTGGTTTCGATAACATGTCCCATATGCTTTTTTATACTTATTAGTTTCCGATgtcgaattaaaaaaaaacacacaaacttatTTGTTGCATCCTTTTCAGCATATGGTCTAAGTTTGTTTCTGACAAATCCCAAGTTTATCATTTTAAGTTCCTAAAACAGGGGCTTGCTATCTGAGACGCTGGTGAGAACGGCCTGGTCATCACGTGGCTCAAAGGGAAGGACCCTCTGCTGGTCACCTGGCTCTCAGGTAAGAATCCCTTGCGGGAGTGGCTGACGGACTGAGCATGGGTGGTGGCCTGGGCTTCAGCACGTGTGCAGAACGCCCTGCGTGAAAACAGTAAGTAGGGAGATGAGAAGCTCTGAGGTAACTCCTCCCCCCACGTTCCCCTCTGGCTGTTTAGTTAAATTTCATGGTCACAATTCAATCTGTCCCCTTTCTCTGGTGTTATCTGCCGCTCCCAGCTTGGTTTCCTTGTGCACTTAATGAACATGCTTTCCATCCTATCTTTCAGAAAATTGATGAAAGTGCTTAAATAGCCCCGAACCCAAGATTTTCCTCAGGGAAGCACCACGTGCTATGCTCTCTGATATTGATATTGAACCATGAACAAGTATGGTGGGAGCATGGCCACCAAGCATTACCGTGTGTATGATTTGGGCTTTTTTCCTACATGCTGAGGAATCTCATATGCAATAAACACAGATATCATGAGAAAGGATGGAAAATAGGAtaagaattgtattttttttttttttactgaggcTTAAATGGGATGTTTCTTATTTACCTGTTAAAATATATTGTGTTGTTTCTCTTTATGAATAAACTACTTAAGTAGCAGTTGATActgcctggccattgtggctcagtggttgaaccttgacctataaaccaagaggtcatggttctattcccggtcagggcacaaacctgggtttcgggctcagtccccagtaggggacatgcagaaggcatccgatgaatgattctctttcatcattttaaaaaatatatatattttttatttattttagagaggaagggagagagagagaaatatagaaacatcaaggatgagagataatcattgattggctgcctccggtaCCCCGCTACCCCCATCCGATCGagcccgcatgtgcccttgactggaattgaacccgggacccttctgtttTCAGGgcgatgatgctctatccactgagccaaaccagctaggtcctctctcatcattgatgtttctatctctctctcccttccccttcctctctgaaatcaataaaaatatttttacaaaacaaaacaaaacaaaacacaattgaTAGTATTTCTGAGGAAGAAATAAGCTAATTCAAACAAGTCATATTTCATtactatacttaaaaatatttaaggtttgttttaatttaaaacagaacCAAATGCACAATAGCTTCAATTACATTTCACAATGCATTTTCAAACTCAAGAATTTTAACCCTTTTAAGGGCCTCacctagaaaaatgaaaacatttttaatcaaaATCTACACATGCCTTTAGATCCATTCGATGGGTATTCATTGAATGCCGTCTATGTGCCCAAAGCACCAATAAGAGTTGGCTCCAAGCCCGTTTGTCACCACATCTACTAGTACACTCAGCAGACGGGGTCACAGGGCATCACAGTCGTCCTAGGAGAGAGTCCGTGTTTACCCAATAGAACCAGAGGGAAGGAACCTTCTCCAGGGGTGACCTGGAGCTTTGGGTTTGAAAGCAGGGTTACCATTAGTGCCAGTCACTCCCAAGTGTCTTAGCCCTTCGGAATTGCTGTAATCACAGAGCCAGAAGCAAATGTTAGTTTCTGGTGGAGAgatgctttttttcatttccttttgaaaatatacCTCATGTTCGTTTATGTATTAGTTGGCAAAGTGATTCAGAGTGGAAGTCTCTTTctaaaggaagaaggggaggcgTGGAATCTCTTCTAACCTGTCACCCTGGGGGCTTCTTGTGATCCTCCTTgtttagaaatgaaataatattgttTCAAATGTGGCAATTTTCTTCTATTCTCGAAACAAGCAAACTGTAAATTgcaaaatagaagagaaaaaagcataattactgcttttatttattcataccaTATTAATGTAATATAATTATCCTGTAAGCAGACGGAACCTTATGAATATTTAGCGATAACAGCAACAAAATGCCACAGAACAGTTATTCTAATGAcacatgaaaaaacaacaactttaaagaatgaaacaattttttttctgttttaaagtgACAAATGGCTACAGCTTGACAACTGAGTGACCCAATTCAGTGAGAGAGAAAGTGTAAGGTGACAGATGTCCCAAAAATAATCTGGGGGAGTCATGTCCCCTGCTCAGTGAGCCCCGAGAGCCCTGGGAAAGGACTAGAAAACCCCAGCACATCTTCAGAGAAAGATGGGACAAAAAGTTGAATCATCACCAACATAAAGGTCATAATATGCTGCCATCTCCAGAGTTAACATCACACTTGGCAATGGAGATCCAGTCTTCAGAACGCTAGGGATGTGCAATGCCCAGAAGACAGAGCACTGAGGCAGGAGACAGGTGGATCTATGGGGATGACCCCTGTGTGGATGACTCTGGGTGCAGCATGGGGtacaggcagaaggaacagctatGGTAGCTTCTTTGGAGATCTGCAGGTGAGCCCAGCTCCTGAGCAGGGACCACTATGGAGGGGGGTTCAGTATGGGCAAGGGGAGGCCAGTCCTGTGAAGCAAAATGGGCATTTTGTGGTCTGGAGAGCCAGAGCTCAGAAATCAATGTGGGCCCCCAGAGTCCCCCAGAGACATTGCTTTGTGGTTCTGGTTAAGTTGGATCTGACCTACGTGTGCACTGGCTTTCATGACTGGTGTTCTTCGTACACTTCTTGTCTCAAGTCAAAGTGGGTTTGCAACATGTACAGTGAAAAAAGGAGATCTGAGcctaaaatggaataataaattacaataatGATTAATGGGTCTGACCTTTGTGAATCCCTTTTAACGGCTTATTTTACCTAATCCTGAAGTAACATTATGAAAgttgtactattttttaattttcctacaTCACATGAAGACACAGCctttcagagagatgaaatgaCTTACTCAAGATCACTTTCCAAGGGCTGATAAGaggcatccatccatccatccctccattcaTTATAAGTATTGACTGAGCAGTTATCATGTTCTAGGTAATGGGATAAGAGTGATGTGAAAATAGAGTTCCAGCCCCATGGAACTCACAGTTTAGGAAAGAAGGCAGGCATTAAACTGTCAACTATGTACAAGTACATAAAGTTCTAAAATATAATGAATAtcacaaaagaatgaaacaaaggACTGGACATAGAAGCACATGGACTGAGACCAGAGCATGAAACTTTACATTTTACTGATGGTGTTTGTAATGAGGAGTTCATCTAGACTGTAGCTTCATGGATGTACCTTATTTGCTTTTATAGTCTCTTTTTTGTTGTACATTTCAATCATGTTTCCCTACTTACCtgaacattaaatattttcttctttttctgcatATTATTTTCACCCTCAATTTGTAATCTCCAATGACATTATTTTAGAGTAGAATGTAAGGCAAAAATTTAACCTGACTTTTTTCACAAAAGTAACCAATGGGGTCAAATAGTTATACAAGGACCTTCCTTTTCCACTTGTTTTCAACAGTAATTATGTGCCCAATGTTTATGGAAAATGACACCAGATATGGGATTATCTGTTGTCTACTGTATTGATTCGtctttttttgctttaaatattaaaattttactttcctttcatacattttcttatgaaaataataaagtgaatGCATTTGTAGAAAAAGTAGGAAGTAcagaaacaaatgaagaaaatatggtTACTTATACGCTTGACATCAAGAGAAGAGCGTATCCATGATGTTAGATTATGGTCTTTTGGGCCCTGTTTCATCTGTATTCTATTTATTCACTTAGTATGAATTTCTTTCAAATTGGGTCAATCTGCATATGGTGGCATCTTCTACTATGTGTTGCTACCACCTCCATGGACCGTCTCTCCCTCTGTTTCCCTCAAGCCCTCCTGGCTGTTGACGGGGCCTGGCAGGGTCTCCCATGAAACAGTCTCCCCGCTCACAGAATTCACTCACTCTGTGTTAGTCCTTGAGTTTAATTTACCAACGGTCTGTCCCAGAATTTTGCTGCTTAATTATCTTTTGCTTCTTTCTAAGCAGTGGCTTCTACAAAGGAAAATCTTGGGCTTGATGGAGTTTGGTCAGAGCGAGGCTGATCAGTACTTATCCAGGACTTCTCCCCTGTGATGTGCTCAACTCCTAGGCCATCAACTCATCTAAGCTAAAGAAGAACTGAAAAATGGGGCATCAGACTTCCTTGGAAATTAATTTCCGCAATAGGAGGTGTCTTCAGCTAGAAGGGCATAAAGGCACAGCGTATCTGTGGTTGTAACAGGAAACCGTGTGACTCTTGCAGCAACTGCTCTGTGGACTAAGGCGGTTTCCCATCAGGAGGTGCCGCGCTTGGGAAAGGTCAGGGAGCTCATTTTCGTCTGGTCGCGGGCAATAAAAGGGACACCTctgcagccacctagtaaattCCCACAGTCATCTTTTCCTGGATGTATAGCACATAGGGGTTGAAATGCAATTATTTAGTATTTATGGTGGAGGAAGATGGTTCGTTTGAGGTGCCGAGGACCGcctccagagagagaggcagagagctcTCGTGGAAATGGATCAACTTCTGCAATGAGCCGGCATGGCTGAGGGAGTAAGCAGGTTATTCCTATAGCCGCCATGTGCACAATCACAGGAATTTAAACCCATCTTAAAAGGAACCCCACTGGGAGTGTTTAGGTCCACAATTACAGTAAATGAAGATTCAGAATTAGCAAAAGCATTTCACTTAATTAGAAGCATTAAATAAGTACGACCAAATGTACAGTACTGTTTCtgctaaaatgagaaaaatagctGACCCTGAAAAACATtgtatttatttgcttacttTTCTTATGTTTAGAAAACTACTAAAACAGCCTCCAACTAAAAGATAAAGATGCAGATAAGAATAGCAAgtatttttgtcttaaaaatatatatgtatatttatacaaatatatatgttacatatatatacacaaatatacacattttatgtgtatatacagtatatatctacatgtatatctatctatctacctgtcatctactacctacctatctatctattgaTCTATCAAATACTTGGAGGTTGATAGCCTGCAGGAATGAAAGGAAAAGGTGGTTTTAGCACAGATGTTATAggcatttttcttctatttcctccTTTGGACATGATTTTCAAACTGTTAATTCCTAACTCTGATGATTTTCAGTATTAACCAGAATTCCCTGAGTTGGTGTTAAGGCTGACAGAATCCTTAATCAAATTTCCAGGGAGACTACAGGGGAAgctgggaaagagaagagaaaggagagagagcgcGGACGAAGAGAACTGACAAGGGGGTCTTTCTGGGCTTCTGTCTGCACCTGCAGCTCACTCCCGGGCTGCCAAGCCTCCTGTGAGACCCTCAGCGCGTCTTCATCCTGGGCCTTTCAGCGGGCCTCCTCACACGCAGGGAGTCTGAGAAACAgtttcattttcaaagacagataCGTGCATGTTTCTAGAACTCCGTGACTGAGCTTTGTGACCTCAGCGAATCTGCTGGAGGAACCCAAGCCAGCCTCCTGTTCCTGCGAATCTTCCTGGGCATCAGCAACCCCATGTGATCAAACCGGAAGAGCTGCTGCAGGGGGGCTGACAGCAGCTGGACCGCTCAACCTTTTATCCAGATCTTTTCCAATCTATTACATATAGAAATAGGATGTGATCAAGAAAAAGTGCACATGTGCAAactatttccttctctttattcaaATTTGTGTTAACTGCTTTCCTTACCTCCCAGAACATATAAGATGTTGAAGTTTTGCTTCGTGGTAAAAATGGAACAGATGAGGGTGGCTCTGGAGGTCATTGTGCTGCACCATCTGGTGACCATTGCTCCCAAAGCAGAAGTCAGGACACTGTCCGTGTCACGGACAGACTGTGGTCCTGCATTCTGAGCTGGTGGAAACCATGCATCTTGAGCCAAATCTGCGGACGGCCTTCACTTGTCAATACGGGTTTATGCGAACCCGGCATCTCGCTCGCTGGCATAGGGCATGTGGCCACAACAGCAGAAGTGAGTAGCTGTGTCAGAGACCACATGACCCGTGAAGCCTTAAGGATTTGGTGTCTGTCCCTTTACAGAGGAGGCTTGCCTGTTCCTGGTTGTGAGTGTGGACTGTCGTGACCCTGGGCTTGCTACGGGGAAGGGTGCGTCCAGAAAGGAACATCTGTTCTCACATGAGGACATCAGCACTAACCCAGATGCCAGTGGTGGAGAGCTGGCAGGAAGCCGAGATGTGAGGAAGTACTTTACAGACACTCTCATGGGTCACTCTCACCATAGACCCCGGAAATGGGCAAACCCAGGAGGGGGTATTTAAGTTTGGAAACCAGTCCCACAGCTGGTCCCCAGCCCACACATTGAGACCTCGGTCTCCAAACCCGGGCCATGGCCAGGCTGGGCCTCTGTGCGTGTGTTTGCTCTCACACTCTGtgaaatatgaaagaaaacaaagtctCACTCCTTGAGAAACTGTATAACCTAAACTTGATGAGAGGACAATTAggactttaattttcttctccttGGGCAATAGGCAAAATCAAATGGACTCACTCTGCTGTCGAACTAGGCGGCCATGAGTTTATGTAGCTGAGAGGTCTGCTGAATTTTTACTCTTAACTAAGCATGCAAGATGAGTACCAAAATCATTACATTTATGTGTTTTTAATGGCTTGTCTGGGTTGTTTTGTCCATAGCTGGTGACGGAGCTGAGCGCTAGCCAAGCGTTTTAGAATTCACACAGCTCTGTTTCAACATAATAATTTGACAATACCTGGGGCTCCTGCCATTCCCGGAGGTTATGTTTTTGAGTCTCACAGCACATCAGCATAGCAATCAGCTGGCCGGCGGTCCTTGTGCTGGAATGAAGGGCCCACGAAGTCCTCGCCACCCCTGCAGGTCGGGGGCGGGTGCAGCACAATGCTTCATTTTACCTGGAAGCCCACTCTCGATCGGATCTTTCAAACGGAGTGGAGCAAACCCTGCTCTCGCCGCCCTTGCTGCTCCTTGCAGTTTTCTAATGAAAGCCCTTCTGTGCGGCTGCTCAGCCAAGTCGGTTTGTAACTGGCTGCTATTTTGCTGTTGTCGTCAATGGAATCAAAATGTGTCCAGTTGAGAGCAAACACACGCTGTCCCTTGACACGGAAAACTGAACGGGAATCGCCCTGAGGTGGGCAGAACTGGGAAATTTGCAGCACTTCCTAGTTATTAGAAAACGCACTTGGTCGCAAATACCAGTCAGTGATTGCTTCTTTCGAGAGCTTTCTGTTTGTCATCAGCATTTATGAGCCATGGTGTTTTTGCTCCTGTCGCTTAAAATCTCAGCTTCAGTtctcaaggaaaaattaaaattatacaaactaaaattaaaattagtcatttaaaaatatgaatggccttgtgtgttttaaaaagaagtaataattGGGTATTTGATCTattctgagttaatttttgtatctgAGTCCAAATAGTactctagtttcattcttttgtgttttgttaaccaatgtcacctgaataaatttaatttaaaaatagaagtaataagataatatgaaaaatttggaaaaataaaagtaaataaatgacaagaaatattttgtgattttggCACTGAGGAACTACAGCTTTTGACAAAGCACTCACACATTTGGTTTTTTGGTAGGCATACATATATTTGATATTTCAATGTCAGTAATATGAAAGTGAATTTCCAGTTTTCCTAGGAAAAGACTAATTATTGTTTTGAATGagcctgatattttaaaatgtgttcagcCGTGAAGAAATCCCATAAGGAAGGTGGGGCGTCAGCGGTTATTCCTGTGGAGGGCTTGTTTTCTCTAATCTGCACTTTCTTTACCGTCTCTAATGGGCTGTTCCCTCTCTTCCAGCATGTCAGGAGACTGTCCCTGAAATTggagctgagccacccagcaacCTGGGGGACCCCGTGCGGGGCAGTCAGCACAAACACAGACGCCCTTGTGTTCAGGAACGAGGTCAGTGACTCTTCCTTATGAAAATATGTTCTTAGGACAAGAGGAAAGGATATGCATTTGTGTGTAAGAATACATGTCAAGCCAAGTGCATAGAAAGACACAGTCACCAACATGTCTATACACAGGGTCCCTGATGGGAAGCAAATAAGATATGGCTGACAGCGTTGGGAAACAACAGGCGGCTTCTATATTCCAAAAAGTCATTGATAGACTGCTATTATAGAATTAGTGAGACAAGTAGTGTTTCATCTAAAACGCGGGTTGGTAGCGTTTCTTTacaatatgtttatattgatgtAAATACTTGTGGATGTTTATATTACTTGTTTATGTGTGGAGTAATGCTGAGCCATATACCTATAGTTAATGCTTAGTCTGTGAAaggttttatttttgagaattaaaataaaaatgttaacaaaaaggACCCTTGTGTTTGTAGCCCCTTTATCAATCTTGGATGATCCTAAAATAATTTCATGGATTTGAAATTGGAAAAATCAGTTCCaatattgtgggttttttttctacCATTTGTAAGGTACAGAATTTTATGATAGTTTggttatttttagtgttttttgcAAATCAGTTTCAGTCTTTTTGTGACTATGTGTTTTAATCTGCTGAGGAAAACCTGTGAAATGTTACTTGTTGACATATGGACGAAAAAGCATTTCCTTCATGTATCCCAAATATGAAAGGTCACTCATACCAATAGAAATGTGTTTAAATCCATAAAGTTTTGCTACCTGATATTTAATTTCCTAAACATTTTTACTGATAGATTCAGATGGCCATTGTCAAAGCAGTCTCTGAATGGCCAATTccctcatttttccccccaatattgcACCTTCAAGCGTTTCACCCTCTGCCATTTatttctctgctattttttttagattaaaaaaaaaaatgtctctttgCTCTCTGCCATTTTCAGATCCAAAAAGCATTTGGCTGGTGCATGGAAGCCCAGGTGCCTGGCGTGGCTCTGACCCCATCACCTCTGCAAGGCTGGAGAGGCAGCGGCCTGACCTGTTTGTCCTTTCTTCTTGTTTGCAGCAGCCCAGCCTGCTTGTTCTGACCACCTTTGTACCTGGATTCCAAGCAAAGTGGGTGTGCATGGAGGCTGGTCTGTTCCTTACCTGCGCCTGGGAACTGATCACAGGCACCttcctggccacaccccccaagCAGTGACTGGAGGTAGGCTTCTTGCAGAGGAAGGCCCAGAGGGGCCCACGGAGAACCTGTGGGTCAGGTTTCAGGAGCAGAGGCAGAACAAGGAGGCTGCGGAGCTGCTGGCGGCCACTAGATGGCAGTCCATCCCCCGGGATGCAGTGGCCATGCCGGCCAGAAAGGATGCTGCCCAAGCTGTGCCAGGAGCAGGAAGTGCCAGAGTTGAATGGGGCGCTCCAGGCTCTGATGACCCCCGTGGTTTTCAGTGTCGGCTCTTCTCAACCACACCTCAAGCCCTAGGCGGCACAGTAGAAGCCACTGGATTTGGGTTTTACTGCCAGGTTTCAAGTGATGGAAGCCTATATTGTAATCTAACGTGAATTAAAACGCACTTCTTATGGGGGCTAGCTGAGAATGGTGATATCTCATTCAGGAATAGGCATGCTCTGTTCCCAGGGAGGTCCACAATTTCTGCTTCCGGGCCGCCACATGGCTCTGTAACGCGGGTTGAGATAGTTAATGGCTTTTTATTTGTGTATGCGGTTTGTACTAAGATTTTTACCGGGAGCCTTAGACTATTGATTCTTTGATTTCTGAAAGATACTCGTGTAGGTAAAAAAATGACTAATGATTTGAGGAACttgtaccatttcttttttttctcctgaatcACAGGGTTAAACGAATtggtgaaatatataaatatataactgaAAGAAATTTACCAATATTTTCTTGGCAGCATAATaaaatcatttgttttattttagaagcaTTTTAAGGTgtttgtatattatattatatattatattatattatattataaagatGTGTTACAACCTTAGACATTTAATAATCTAAAGGACTCAGTATTccacattattaaatatttaccctttgatgacttttttaaagaaaattgttaAAATTTCATCAATACCATCCTTAGGTTGCAAATATTAGACTCATAATTATATGAAATATATGTAGTGCACACAGTCCCTAATGTGTGTCAGTATCGTTAAGGAATTCAGCAATCTCGTGGCCATGTGCAAATCGTTATCATACAGTAAATAATATGCTGTGAAATAAATATGGTACCTAATAAGATAGTAAGCATAATACTGCATGCAGTTTTCATTTATGCAAAATATAAAGCTGCAGTTTACCAAGAGTCTGATCCAAGGACCGAAACCACTTTTATTATTAACAGAGTCTATTAAACTTTATACGTTTTTATGCTTCACGCTATGCAAGCCTCACAAAATGCTTTCGACGCACAAAATACACTGGTTGAATCCTCACCAGACTAATTGGCCCTACTGGAGTTTTTGATCGGAGCCATTGTATTACTAGTAGTTGGTACACTCATTCAGCCTCAAAAGCATACATTACCTAATATATTTCTTATcttcagttattaaaaaatacaaggtAATCTCATTGGTCTTATTTTGTACAGACATGAAAAATGCAAGTTGAACAGTCATGTGAGTGGCACTCCTTGTTTGAGGCCCTCACTGTTAAGAGAGCTCTGAGCACAAGTTCCCCAAACTTCAGTCATCCCCTGGTCCTGCAGGACATAACACAGAGTGGGAACCCCCTGTGAGCACAGGCAGACAGGGAGACCGACTGCTCAGATGGGCTCCTACCTGGGGAAGTGTCTCATTGAAGTCTTCTGCCAAAATAGAAAAGAACACaatttttactttcatattttatcttttcaataaatgtttttatacaaACCTTTGTTAAGATGTTCTTAGTGCCTTCCTTAACTTTTGAACATTTCTGATCATACCGTTGAGGTTTAAATTATAATGGATATTTAGGGCTACTAcacatattataatttttctccGACTTAAAGGCTAGTCTTTAACCTTTCAATAGAAAATATCCATTTTGACTTATATAACATGTACACTTTACCAATCCTGGCCCTCTGTCTATAAAACATCATGGACCACGGTTTGGAGCAGAATGTGGGATCTAAGCTACACCCCTCCTGTGACATCTCGGGGTCTCTGACTCCCTTATCTTTTGATGTTTCCAACTGCTGAGGACCAACGCAGCGGTGTTACCCCGGGTCCTGGTGGTTCCCACCAAGCTCTGTGTGCACAGCTGATGTGTGAGCTGTT from Eptesicus fuscus isolate TK198812 chromosome 12, DD_ASM_mEF_20220401, whole genome shotgun sequence includes:
- the LOC114228774 gene encoding uncharacterized protein LOC114228774 — encoded protein: MDGSQLERHGMGSVKCQNETLGRSFELGEGGEHDAGENGLVITWLKGKDPLLVTWLSACQETVPEIGAEPPSNLGDPVRGSQHKHRRPCVQERDPKSIWLVHGSPAAQPACSDHLCTWIPSKVGVHGGWSVPYLRLGTDHRHLPGHTPQAVTGGRLLAEEGPEGPTENLWVRFQEQRQNKEAAELLAATRWQSIPRDAVAMPARKDAAQAVPGAGSARVEWGAPGSDDPRGFQCRLFSTTPQALGGTVEATGFGFYCQVSSDGSLYCNLT